In Clostridium swellfunianum, a genomic segment contains:
- a CDS encoding DNA gyrase/topoisomerase IV subunit B yields MEDNSKVKGSYDVTDLTSLEKLEPVRVRPGMYIGSTGSKGLHHCLWEILDNAIDEISNGYGDKVTIKLNKDKSATVIDNGRGIPTGIHPVKKKSGVEMVFTELHTGGKFDNKNYKTSGGLHGVGAAVVNALSEWLEVEVYQNGQVHRQRFEYAYDKQLKRNMPGTAVTQLEVIGKTKETGTRVTFKAEKDVFSTIEFKFEIIDERLQELAFQNKGITLVLIDDRGEEQLIKEYHSENGLLDFIKYINESKTVIHEIPIIFEGEREINGLNLYGEVCMQFTDSTSEYILSYVNNIPTRDAGTHESGFKTGMTRAFKEWAKKLNLLKEKDKEFEGDDLREGLTAIIRVKISNPIFEGQTKNKLGNNEAYTMMNDLAYTKFSEWIEDNKDTAAMFINNALEAAARREKIKKINEAEKKKVGRGTAPLAGKIAVCTLRDQSLCEFIVVEGDSAGGSAKQARDRRFQTIMPSKGKIMNTEKQKLENVLSSEELKIFNTAVGTGILDNYREEELKYDKIIIMSDADVDGYHIRTLWMTYLYRYMRPLIEKGHLYLASPPLYKVYKTEKKGEVAKYAYSDDELEAVKKQIGKGALIQRYKGLGEMNADQLWDTTLNPETRTLQQVTIEDAAKAEKMVSLLMGDVVEPRKNYMYKYAEF; encoded by the coding sequence ATGGAAGATAATAGTAAGGTTAAAGGTTCCTATGATGTCACAGACTTAACTTCCTTAGAGAAGCTTGAACCCGTGCGAGTGAGACCGGGAATGTATATAGGCTCTACTGGATCCAAGGGACTTCATCATTGTCTTTGGGAGATTTTAGACAACGCTATTGATGAGATATCAAATGGCTATGGAGATAAAGTAACGATTAAATTAAATAAAGATAAGAGCGCAACGGTTATAGATAATGGAAGAGGGATTCCAACTGGAATACATCCTGTTAAAAAGAAATCAGGAGTGGAAATGGTTTTTACTGAACTTCACACAGGTGGAAAGTTCGATAATAAGAATTATAAGACTTCTGGAGGACTTCACGGAGTTGGTGCAGCAGTTGTAAATGCTTTATCTGAGTGGCTCGAAGTTGAGGTTTATCAGAATGGACAAGTACACAGACAGAGATTTGAGTATGCTTATGATAAGCAATTAAAAAGGAATATGCCTGGAACAGCAGTAACGCAACTTGAGGTGATAGGAAAAACTAAAGAAACAGGTACCAGGGTAACTTTTAAGGCAGAAAAAGATGTCTTTTCTACTATCGAGTTTAAGTTTGAAATTATAGATGAAAGACTTCAAGAGCTTGCTTTTCAAAATAAAGGTATAACTCTTGTTTTAATAGATGATAGAGGCGAAGAACAATTAATTAAAGAATATCATTCAGAAAATGGATTACTGGATTTTATAAAATATATAAATGAGAGTAAAACAGTTATTCACGAAATTCCAATAATATTTGAGGGTGAAAGAGAAATAAATGGACTCAACCTTTATGGGGAAGTGTGCATGCAGTTTACCGATTCAACAAGTGAATATATTTTAAGCTATGTTAATAACATACCTACCCGTGATGCTGGAACTCATGAAAGCGGATTTAAGACAGGCATGACGAGAGCTTTTAAGGAATGGGCTAAAAAGCTTAATCTTCTCAAAGAAAAGGATAAGGAATTTGAAGGTGATGATCTAAGAGAAGGTTTAACTGCTATTATCAGAGTTAAAATAAGCAATCCAATTTTTGAAGGGCAGACAAAAAATAAGCTTGGAAACAATGAAGCTTATACTATGATGAATGACTTAGCCTATACAAAATTTTCAGAGTGGATTGAAGATAATAAAGACACGGCGGCGATGTTTATAAATAATGCCCTGGAAGCTGCTGCAAGAAGAGAAAAAATCAAGAAGATAAATGAGGCTGAAAAGAAAAAAGTAGGGAGAGGAACAGCACCTCTTGCTGGTAAAATAGCAGTATGTACTTTAAGAGATCAATCCCTTTGTGAATTTATAGTAGTTGAGGGAGATTCAGCTGGCGGAAGTGCGAAACAGGCTAGAGACAGACGGTTTCAGACTATAATGCCTTCTAAAGGTAAAATTATGAATACAGAAAAGCAAAAGCTTGAGAATGTTCTAAGCAGCGAAGAACTTAAAATATTCAACACGGCTGTTGGTACTGGAATCTTGGATAACTATAGGGAAGAAGAATTAAAGTACGACAAAATAATAATAATGAGTGATGCAGACGTGGACGGGTACCATATTAGAACTCTGTGGATGACTTATTTATACAGATACATGAGACCACTTATAGAAAAAGGTCATTTATATTTGGCTTCACCTCCACTATATAAGGTATACAAGACTGAAAAAAAAGGTGAAGTTGCTAAGTATGCTTATAGTGATGACGAGCTTGAAGCAGTGAAAAAGCAAATAGGAAAAGGTGCTCTTATACAAAGGTATAAGGGGCTTGGAGAAATGAATGCAGACCAGCTTTGGGATACAACCTTAAATCCCGAAACCAGAACTCTTCAGCAGGTTACTATAGAAGATGCTGCAAAGGCTGAGAAGATGGTGTCACTGTTAATGGGTGATGTAGTTGAGCCTAGGAAAAATTATATGTACAAGTATGCTGAATTTTAA
- a CDS encoding dicarboxylate/amino acid:cation symporter, producing the protein MKKISLTHQILFALIFGIIFGVIANAFFPLPFNNEVSKWVLVPLGKMFINGIKMLVVPLVLCSLICGAASIGDIRKLGRVGGKIFVFYLATTAAAVSLALILANLIDPGIGTSLAAMGKEFKAVQAPFVMDIFTNMIPTNPIESLVKGDMLQIIFFAIIFGIAMTMLGEKTKPLFNTINQINEVLLKIIGLIMVTAPIGVFALISNVIMFQGIAVLLPLIKYALTIVLGLIVQVVFVYGIFLRVLGKVNPIYFFKKFWPVMTVAFSTSSSNATIPINLEVCEKKLGVPKPIASFTIPFGATVNMDGTAIMQGVATIFLAQLYGVNLNFQSMLMIILTATLASIGTAGVPGAGMVMLSMVLLQVGIPVEGIPIILSIDRILDMMRTVVNVTGDAVGTVIVANSEKELNLIAYNNEIESEAAM; encoded by the coding sequence ATGAAAAAAATATCTTTGACGCATCAAATTCTTTTTGCACTAATATTCGGTATTATCTTTGGGGTTATTGCTAATGCGTTTTTCCCCTTACCCTTTAATAATGAGGTAAGCAAGTGGGTGTTGGTACCGCTTGGCAAAATGTTTATAAATGGAATAAAAATGCTTGTGGTACCTCTTGTACTTTGTTCTTTAATTTGTGGTGCGGCTAGTATAGGGGACATAAGAAAACTCGGCAGGGTAGGAGGTAAAATATTTGTTTTTTACCTTGCTACAACTGCTGCTGCAGTATCTTTAGCTCTAATTTTAGCTAATCTAATAGATCCAGGAATAGGCACTAGCCTTGCTGCTATGGGCAAGGAGTTTAAAGCTGTGCAAGCTCCATTTGTTATGGATATTTTTACAAACATGATACCAACAAATCCTATTGAATCTCTAGTTAAAGGAGATATGCTGCAAATAATATTTTTTGCCATAATATTTGGAATTGCAATGACTATGCTTGGAGAAAAAACAAAGCCATTATTTAATACTATAAATCAAATTAATGAAGTACTATTAAAAATTATAGGATTAATAATGGTAACAGCTCCAATAGGTGTTTTTGCTCTAATCTCAAATGTTATTATGTTTCAAGGTATAGCAGTACTGCTTCCACTAATAAAATACGCTTTAACTATTGTACTTGGATTGATAGTACAAGTTGTGTTTGTATATGGTATTTTTCTTAGGGTGCTTGGAAAGGTTAATCCTATTTATTTCTTCAAAAAGTTCTGGCCAGTAATGACAGTAGCCTTTTCAACTTCCAGCAGTAATGCAACGATACCAATAAACCTGGAGGTGTGCGAGAAAAAGCTTGGTGTTCCAAAGCCCATTGCAAGTTTTACAATCCCTTTTGGTGCAACTGTTAACATGGACGGTACAGCAATAATGCAGGGAGTTGCAACTATATTTTTAGCTCAACTCTACGGAGTTAATCTTAATTTTCAATCTATGCTTATGATTATCCTTACTGCAACTTTAGCTTCAATAGGTACAGCAGGTGTTCCGGGAGCAGGAATGGTTATGCTTTCAATGGTGCTTCTTCAGGTTGGAATACCAGTTGAAGGTATTCCGATAATATTGAGTATTGATAGAATCCTTGACATGATGAGAACAGTAGTAAATGTAACTGGAGATGCTGTAGGTACTGTGATTGTAGCTAATTCAGAAAAAGAACTTAATTTAATAGCATATAATAATGAAATAGAATCTGAAGCAGCAATGTAG
- a CDS encoding SDR family NAD(P)-dependent oxidoreductase has product MLKDKIVFISGASSGLGEAMAKKFAKEGAVLLLCARNFKKLNLLKAELESKYGNMVYTYELDIRDRKAVDKVFDSIPSELRNINILINNAGLALGLEKVQEGSLDDFDEMIDTNVKGLLYLTRKVVPSMVENQRGHVINIGSIAGVQAYPNGAVYCATKAAVKFISDGLRMDLVHTPIKVTNIQPGMVETNFSVVRFHGDEERATKVYDGIKALSAEDIADVALYAATVPEHVQICEITVTPTHQASGTVIYKK; this is encoded by the coding sequence ATGTTGAAAGATAAGATAGTTTTTATTAGTGGCGCCAGCAGTGGATTAGGAGAAGCTATGGCTAAAAAGTTCGCAAAGGAAGGTGCAGTACTGCTGCTTTGTGCTAGAAATTTTAAAAAGCTTAACTTGTTAAAGGCTGAGCTTGAGAGCAAGTATGGGAATATGGTTTATACATATGAACTGGATATTAGGGACAGAAAAGCAGTAGATAAGGTATTTGATAGCATTCCATCAGAATTGAGAAATATAAACATATTGATAAATAACGCAGGACTTGCTTTGGGACTTGAAAAGGTTCAGGAAGGAAGCCTTGATGATTTTGATGAAATGATTGATACAAACGTAAAAGGACTTTTATATTTAACTAGGAAAGTAGTTCCAAGCATGGTTGAAAACCAGAGAGGGCACGTAATAAACATAGGTTCAATAGCAGGAGTTCAAGCTTATCCTAATGGCGCTGTGTATTGTGCTACTAAAGCTGCAGTTAAATTTATTAGTGATGGCTTGAGAATGGATTTAGTTCATACCCCAATTAAGGTAACAAATATACAACCTGGAATGGTAGAGACTAATTTCAGCGTAGTTAGATTCCATGGGGACGAGGAAAGAGCCACAAAAGTATATGATGGAATCAAGGCTCTTAGTGCTGAAGATATTGCGGATGTAGCGCTTTATGCTGCCACTGTACCAGAACATGTTCAAATCTGTGAAATTACAGTTACTCCAACTCATCAAGCTAGCGGTACGGTGATCTACAAAAAATAA
- a CDS encoding sensor histidine kinase, which produces MINLLKGLVNNLSYIIIIAFIISNLSVFKKIIQKNEFGKVELIILSAIFSVFGILGTYSGTDVYGAIANTRIIGIMAGGILCGPFVGIVSGVVAGLHRFTYDVGGITSIPCAISTILAGFASALIYKKGTKYGKWFYGFLGGFVMESIEMFLILIISKPFPAALSIVKSIYLPMSFTNAFGISILIIIIEKLFKEKEQIAAKQAQLALEIANKTLPYFRDINNDSFKKICSIIKDSTGAAAVAITDKTTILAHEGLGADHHICGQPIQTNATLKVIDDGIMRILNSPKEIQCFCRHCSLKSAVVAPLKEGDEVIGTLKLYYAKENGISFTNEKLALGLSQLISTQLEISKVGKLRDMAAKAEIKALQAQINPHFLFNALNTIVSFMRFNPNGARELIINLSTYLRHNIEENSTFVDISKELEQVKAYVEIEKARFGDKLHVLYDIDETLHMQIPSLIIQPLVENSIKHGILKGSGSGNVKIQVKKHNLDETLISVEDDGIGIPQEIIESIYEGNLPENKIGLSNVYNRLLHIYGSSLKIERLSKGTKISFILHKLKKGD; this is translated from the coding sequence ATGATTAATTTATTAAAAGGCCTTGTTAATAATCTAAGCTATATAATAATTATAGCTTTTATAATCTCAAACTTATCTGTATTTAAAAAAATTATACAAAAGAACGAATTCGGAAAGGTAGAACTTATTATATTATCTGCAATTTTTTCTGTATTTGGAATACTAGGAACTTATTCAGGAACAGACGTATATGGCGCAATAGCTAATACAAGGATTATAGGAATAATGGCTGGCGGCATATTGTGCGGACCTTTTGTAGGCATCGTTTCCGGAGTAGTCGCGGGTCTTCATAGATTTACCTATGATGTTGGCGGAATAACTTCTATACCTTGTGCTATAAGTACCATATTAGCAGGATTTGCTTCTGCATTAATATATAAAAAAGGAACAAAATACGGAAAGTGGTTCTATGGGTTTTTAGGCGGATTTGTTATGGAGAGTATTGAAATGTTTCTCATACTCATAATATCTAAGCCCTTCCCGGCAGCTTTGTCTATAGTAAAAAGCATATACTTACCAATGAGTTTTACAAACGCCTTTGGAATATCAATACTTATTATTATTATTGAAAAGTTATTTAAGGAAAAAGAACAGATAGCAGCAAAACAGGCCCAGCTAGCACTAGAAATTGCAAATAAAACCCTACCTTATTTCAGGGATATAAACAATGATTCTTTTAAGAAAATATGTTCAATAATAAAAGATTCTACTGGAGCCGCAGCTGTTGCTATAACAGACAAAACTACAATTTTAGCTCATGAAGGGCTTGGCGCGGATCATCATATATGCGGGCAGCCAATTCAAACTAATGCAACCTTAAAGGTTATTGATGATGGAATTATGCGCATCTTAAATTCTCCAAAAGAAATACAATGCTTCTGCAGGCACTGCTCGCTAAAGTCTGCCGTTGTAGCCCCACTTAAAGAAGGAGATGAAGTTATAGGCACACTGAAGCTTTATTATGCTAAGGAGAATGGTATTTCCTTTACTAACGAAAAGCTTGCTCTTGGCCTTTCTCAGCTTATATCTACTCAACTTGAGATAAGCAAGGTTGGAAAGTTAAGAGATATGGCAGCAAAAGCAGAGATAAAAGCTCTTCAGGCACAAATAAATCCTCATTTTCTCTTTAATGCCTTAAATACTATAGTATCTTTTATGAGATTTAATCCAAATGGAGCTCGTGAGTTAATAATTAATTTATCAACCTATTTAAGGCATAATATAGAAGAAAACAGTACTTTTGTTGACATAAGCAAGGAGCTTGAACAAGTAAAAGCCTACGTTGAGATTGAGAAAGCCCGCTTTGGAGACAAACTTCATGTACTTTATGATATAGATGAAACGCTGCATATGCAGATCCCTTCGCTTATAATTCAGCCGTTAGTTGAAAACTCTATAAAGCATGGCATTTTGAAAGGCTCTGGCTCTGGCAATGTTAAAATTCAAGTAAAAAAACACAACTTAGATGAAACGCTTATATCTGTTGAGGATGATGGCATAGGAATACCGCAGGAAATAATCGAAAGCATTTATGAAGGCAATCTTCCTGAAAATAAGATTGGACTTTCAAATGTTTATAATAGACTTCTCCATATATACGGCTCTAGTCTTAAAATAGAACGTCTTTCTAAAGGAACTAAAATAAGTTTTATCCTTCATAAGCTAAAGAAAGGAGACTAA
- a CDS encoding LytR/AlgR family response regulator transcription factor, protein MNCIIVDDELPAIQELSYFISNFSSIKITEKFDDSIKALEYIQNNLVDIIFLDINMPKLDGLAFSRVINTQKSKPLLVFITAYRDYAVEAFEVAAFDYILKPYSENRIADTLKRLEGCSVGKCSNNKLTIWKNEKLFVLNLTDIYYCRANEHDVFIYTKSEEFKITSSIGELYKKLPQEIFFKCHRSYIVNLDKITEIIPWFNNTYMLKLQGIVAEVPVSRHNITRFKHLMGI, encoded by the coding sequence ATGAATTGTATTATAGTTGATGACGAACTTCCTGCTATACAGGAACTAAGCTATTTTATTTCTAATTTCAGCTCAATAAAAATTACCGAGAAGTTTGACGACAGTATAAAAGCACTTGAATATATTCAAAATAATTTAGTTGATATAATTTTTCTTGATATTAATATGCCAAAGCTTGATGGTCTTGCTTTCAGCAGAGTGATAAATACTCAAAAGTCAAAACCTCTATTAGTTTTTATTACTGCTTATAGAGATTATGCTGTAGAGGCCTTTGAAGTAGCCGCCTTCGATTATATACTTAAACCTTATTCAGAAAACAGAATAGCAGATACTCTAAAAAGGCTTGAAGGCTGCTCTGTTGGCAAATGCAGCAACAACAAGCTTACAATATGGAAGAACGAAAAACTTTTCGTTCTAAATTTAACTGATATTTACTATTGCAGAGCTAATGAGCACGATGTTTTCATATATACAAAGTCTGAAGAATTTAAAATCACTTCAAGCATAGGGGAGCTGTATAAAAAACTGCCACAAGAAATCTTTTTTAAATGCCATAGATCTTATATAGTAAATTTGGATAAAATAACAGAAATTATACCTTGGTTTAATAATACCTACATGCTAAAACTTCAAGGAATAGTAGCCGAAGTTCCAGTAAGCAGGCACAATATTACACGATTTAAACACTTAATGGGCATATGA
- a CDS encoding carbon starvation CstA family protein yields the protein MVSFFLSIAALLIGYFIYSKVVEKAFGADDSVQTPAVRLEDGVDFVKMPAWKIFLIQFLNIAGTGPIFGAIAGALWGPAAFLWIVLGSIFAGGVHDYLSGMLSVRHDGASIPEVVGKYLGPGFKNFMRGFSVVVLILVGVVFITTPANLLASLTPAALDAKFWVYVIFAYYILATLVPIDKLIGKIYPIFGVCLLIMALGVSGGIIFGGYKIPEITLTNLHPKNLPIWPLMFISIACGAISGFHSTQSPLMARCITSEKQGRAIFYGAMIAEGIVALIWAAAAIAFFGSTGELSAQMNANGGQGWVVSTISNTLLGKFGGALAILGVVACPVTSGDTAFRSARLTIADFLNYKQGPMKNRLMITVPLFVIGFILTRIDFNILWRYFAWSNQTLAMIVLWASAMYLALRKQIHWIATVPATFMTAVSITYILVAPEGFKLSSTIAYPIGIAVAIGALAVFLTAANKKTQAQSSKVSA from the coding sequence ATGGTATCATTCTTTTTATCTATTGCTGCCTTGCTTATAGGCTATTTTATTTACAGCAAAGTCGTGGAAAAAGCTTTCGGTGCAGACGATAGTGTCCAAACTCCAGCTGTTAGACTTGAAGATGGTGTTGACTTTGTTAAAATGCCCGCTTGGAAAATTTTCTTAATCCAATTCTTAAATATTGCTGGTACTGGCCCAATCTTCGGTGCTATAGCAGGTGCATTATGGGGTCCTGCTGCTTTCCTATGGATTGTATTAGGTTCAATATTTGCTGGTGGTGTTCACGACTATCTTTCGGGTATGCTTTCAGTAAGGCACGATGGAGCAAGTATTCCTGAGGTTGTTGGAAAGTATCTTGGACCAGGTTTTAAAAACTTCATGAGAGGCTTCTCTGTTGTTGTTCTAATTCTTGTGGGTGTTGTTTTCATAACCACTCCTGCAAATCTTTTAGCTTCATTAACACCTGCAGCTTTAGATGCAAAGTTTTGGGTATATGTTATATTTGCTTATTATATACTAGCTACATTAGTTCCAATAGACAAGCTTATAGGGAAGATTTATCCCATATTTGGTGTTTGTCTTCTGATAATGGCTTTAGGAGTATCAGGCGGTATAATATTTGGAGGGTATAAAATACCTGAAATTACCTTAACCAATTTACACCCTAAAAATCTTCCAATTTGGCCTCTTATGTTTATTTCAATAGCTTGCGGAGCTATATCAGGTTTCCACTCGACTCAATCCCCGCTTATGGCTAGATGTATAACTTCTGAAAAGCAAGGTAGAGCAATATTCTACGGAGCTATGATAGCTGAAGGCATTGTTGCTTTAATATGGGCAGCAGCTGCTATAGCTTTCTTTGGCAGTACAGGTGAACTTAGTGCTCAAATGAATGCCAATGGAGGACAAGGTTGGGTAGTAAGTACAATATCTAACACTCTTTTAGGCAAATTTGGGGGAGCGCTTGCAATACTAGGTGTTGTTGCCTGTCCTGTTACTTCTGGCGACACTGCCTTTAGAAGTGCTAGACTTACAATTGCAGATTTCCTTAATTACAAGCAAGGACCAATGAAAAACAGACTTATGATAACTGTTCCACTATTTGTTATAGGCTTTATTTTAACTAGAATAGATTTTAATATTCTTTGGAGATATTTTGCATGGTCTAATCAAACTTTAGCTATGATAGTGCTTTGGGCATCCGCTATGTATCTAGCTTTAAGAAAGCAAATTCACTGGATAGCTACGGTACCTGCAACCTTTATGACTGCAGTTTCAATAACTTACATTCTTGTTGCTCCAGAAGGCTTCAAGCTTTCAAGCACAATAGCTTACCCAATCGGTATAGCAGTTGCAATAGGAGCTCTTGCAGTATTTTTAACAGCTGCAAATAAGAAAACACAAGCTCAGTCATCTAAAGTGAGCGCATAG
- a CDS encoding alpha-hydroxy-acid oxidizing protein has translation MNYKEVLKTAKSNLNGSCRVCPVCNGKVCSGEIPGMGGKGTGEAFTINIDALRKHKLNMRVLHNASNPDTSIELFGRKMRIPVFAAPVSGTTLNMGGKFTEQEYISWVIDGCLKAGLYPMVGDTAVDSFLITNLEELKKAGGDGVAFIKPWKNSEVISKIRLAEEAGAYAVGMDIDAAGLITLALHGKPVGPKTVQDIKEIVQSTKLPFILKGIMTPDEAELAVEAGVAAIVVSNHGGRVLDQTPGVADVLPEISAKVKGKITILADGGVRNGVDVLKMLALGADAVLIGRPFVSASFGGQSEGVKIYIDTIADDLRSAMILTGCNSVAEVTDRILFK, from the coding sequence ATGAATTACAAAGAAGTATTAAAAACAGCAAAGTCAAATTTAAATGGTAGCTGCAGAGTTTGTCCTGTATGTAATGGAAAGGTTTGCTCTGGAGAAATTCCTGGCATGGGTGGGAAAGGAACTGGAGAAGCCTTTACTATTAATATTGATGCTCTTAGAAAGCATAAGCTCAACATGAGAGTTCTTCACAATGCAAGCAATCCTGACACTTCAATAGAGTTATTTGGAAGGAAAATGAGAATACCTGTGTTTGCTGCTCCTGTATCTGGTACAACCCTTAATATGGGCGGAAAGTTTACTGAGCAGGAATACATATCCTGGGTAATCGATGGCTGCCTTAAAGCTGGGCTTTACCCAATGGTTGGCGATACAGCTGTAGATTCTTTCTTAATTACAAACCTGGAAGAACTCAAAAAGGCAGGCGGAGATGGAGTTGCATTTATAAAGCCTTGGAAAAACTCTGAAGTCATTAGTAAAATACGCCTTGCTGAAGAAGCAGGTGCTTATGCTGTTGGTATGGATATAGATGCTGCTGGTCTTATAACTCTGGCCCTTCACGGTAAGCCAGTGGGACCAAAAACTGTACAGGATATAAAGGAAATAGTTCAAAGCACAAAACTGCCTTTCATATTAAAAGGAATTATGACTCCTGACGAAGCTGAATTAGCCGTTGAAGCTGGTGTAGCAGCAATAGTTGTATCAAATCATGGTGGCAGAGTTCTGGATCAAACACCAGGAGTTGCAGATGTACTACCTGAAATATCAGCTAAAGTTAAGGGAAAGATAACTATACTTGCCGATGGCGGTGTAAGAAATGGTGTTGATGTGCTTAAAATGCTTGCTCTTGGGGCTGATGCAGTTCTAATTGGAAGACCTTTTGTTTCTGCTTCCTTTGGAGGTCAATCCGAGGGGGTTAAAATATATATCGACACTATAGCTGATGATTTAAGATCTGCTATGATACTAACTGGCTGTAATTCAGTGGCTGAAGTTACAGATAGGATTTTATTTAAATAA
- a CDS encoding (2Fe-2S) ferredoxin domain-containing protein, with amino-acid sequence MVTISVCVGSACHIKGSYNVLNVFQQMIEEYNISDRVELKAVFCLGHCTESVSVMVDDDKIFSVSGTTARSFFQNEIIPKI; translated from the coding sequence ATGGTAACTATAAGTGTTTGTGTAGGCAGTGCCTGTCACATTAAAGGCTCCTATAATGTTCTTAACGTTTTTCAGCAGATGATTGAAGAATATAATATATCTGATAGGGTGGAACTGAAAGCAGTATTTTGTTTGGGACACTGCACTGAAAGTGTATCGGTGATGGTAGATGATGATAAGATTTTCAGTGTTTCAGGAACTACGGCTAGAAGTTTTTTTCAGAATGAGATAATTCCTAAAATATAG